One Luteolibacter rhizosphaerae DNA segment encodes these proteins:
- a CDS encoding Gfo/Idh/MocA family oxidoreductase has product MNRRHTLKSLAALATIQIVPSRVLGLAGQTPPSEEITKAIIGCGGISASHLPMPGKLLALCDVDKGHLAQRMKDSGGEAKGVKGYHDFREVLQRKDIDVIHVATPPHWHALMAIEAAKSGKDVWCEKPMSRTIGEGIAMVKAVEKYDRVFRLNTWFRFQDNFYGMGVPVKQIKKAAMHDLLGWPLKITVSGVTGFDWKLGIWTGKTNLPEQPVPEGFDYDFWLGPAPKKPYSAHRTHASFRGYWDYDGGGLGDMGQHYLDPAQYILGKDDTAPISVEIDADPQDADAIGTWRRIEFTYADGCKIVLDGANKDKEAKYIEGPKGWITKGFESSIPDLAKKLDELKDPEPVITDFHESVRTRKKFALNERNGFWSCTMVNMGVTAHRLNKSLKFDPKTLKFDDADANKLINQPMRSPWKIEV; this is encoded by the coding sequence ATGAACCGCCGTCACACGCTCAAGTCCCTCGCCGCCCTCGCGACCATCCAGATCGTGCCGAGCCGTGTGCTCGGTTTGGCAGGGCAGACGCCGCCTTCGGAAGAAATCACCAAGGCGATCATCGGTTGTGGCGGCATCTCCGCTTCCCATCTGCCGATGCCTGGCAAGTTGCTTGCACTTTGCGATGTGGACAAGGGCCACCTCGCCCAGCGCATGAAAGACTCCGGCGGCGAGGCCAAGGGCGTGAAAGGCTATCACGACTTCCGCGAGGTCCTGCAGCGCAAGGATATCGATGTCATCCACGTCGCTACCCCGCCGCATTGGCATGCCCTCATGGCCATCGAGGCCGCGAAGTCCGGGAAGGACGTGTGGTGCGAGAAGCCGATGAGCCGCACCATCGGCGAAGGCATCGCCATGGTGAAGGCGGTGGAGAAGTACGACCGCGTCTTCCGCCTGAACACTTGGTTCCGCTTCCAGGATAACTTCTACGGCATGGGCGTGCCGGTGAAGCAGATCAAGAAAGCCGCCATGCACGATCTGTTAGGCTGGCCGCTCAAGATCACCGTCTCCGGTGTCACCGGTTTCGATTGGAAGCTCGGCATCTGGACCGGTAAGACCAACCTGCCCGAGCAACCCGTGCCGGAAGGCTTCGATTACGACTTCTGGCTCGGCCCCGCGCCCAAGAAACCTTACAGCGCCCACCGCACCCACGCCTCCTTCCGCGGTTACTGGGATTACGATGGCGGCGGCCTTGGCGACATGGGCCAGCACTACCTCGATCCCGCCCAATACATCCTGGGTAAGGACGATACCGCGCCGATCTCCGTGGAGATCGATGCCGACCCGCAGGATGCCGATGCCATCGGCACTTGGCGCCGCATCGAGTTCACCTATGCGGACGGCTGCAAGATCGTTCTCGATGGCGCCAACAAGGACAAGGAGGCCAAGTACATCGAAGGCCCGAAGGGCTGGATCACCAAGGGCTTCGAGTCCAGCATCCCGGACCTCGCCAAGAAGCTCGACGAGCTCAAGGATCCCGAGCCCGTCATCACCGACTTCCACGAGAGCGTCCGCACCCGCAAGAAGTTCGCCCTGAACGAACGGAACGGCTTCTGGTCCTGCACCATGGTGAACATGGGCGTCACCGCCCATCGCCTGAACAAGAGCCTCAAGTTCGACCCCAAGACCCTCAAGTTCGACGACGCGGACGCCAACAAGCTGATCAACCAGCCCATGCGCTCGCCTTGGAAGATTGAGGTTTGA
- a CDS encoding nucleoside permease, whose protein sequence is MDKAAPPSALPRLSVMMFLQFFAWGSWFATLALAMGGNGLGDFIGRAYESAPIGAIFAPLFLGLIADRLFSSERVMGVLMIIGGILVAAVAVIAPQGAAKGDLMVWLMIGYMLCYMPTLGLGNTITFTHLRQEDFPKARVWGTIGWIVAGLTVGAVGWSASLNIFWLGAASSLALGLYSFTLPHTPPPAKGKPLDLGSLLMVDAFKLLKNPPFLVFALCSMLICIPLAYYYGQTSAYLGAAGFKQAASTMTLGQMSEIVFMLLIPFFFRKLGVKMMLLIGMLSWVARYALFAFGAPDQVAWMLLAGVALHGICYDFFFVTGFIYTDKKAPAEIRGQAQSLLVFLTQGLGMFFGFRMAFGQNFPLTEAKLPNTLGAYGAAPAEHPQLIEQIKGLSGTATPSFFESLAGMFGKAYPAGIDSALVAKVLGDWKNYWIFPAGMAAVIAIIFFLGFWDKSADGEDAKH, encoded by the coding sequence ATGGACAAAGCTGCTCCACCCTCCGCCCTGCCTCGCCTTTCGGTGATGATGTTTCTTCAGTTCTTTGCCTGGGGATCGTGGTTCGCCACTCTTGCTCTGGCCATGGGCGGGAACGGGCTCGGGGACTTCATCGGTCGTGCCTATGAGAGCGCGCCCATCGGTGCGATCTTCGCCCCTCTCTTCCTAGGCCTGATTGCTGACCGCCTGTTCTCCTCGGAGCGGGTTATGGGCGTGCTCATGATCATCGGCGGTATTCTCGTCGCTGCCGTCGCTGTCATTGCCCCGCAAGGCGCTGCCAAGGGCGACCTCATGGTCTGGCTGATGATCGGCTACATGCTCTGCTACATGCCGACTCTCGGTTTGGGGAACACGATCACCTTCACCCATCTCCGTCAGGAGGATTTCCCGAAGGCCCGTGTCTGGGGCACCATCGGTTGGATCGTAGCCGGCCTCACCGTCGGCGCAGTCGGCTGGTCCGCCTCTCTGAATATCTTCTGGCTTGGCGCTGCCTCCAGCCTCGCGCTTGGCCTCTACAGCTTCACCCTGCCGCACACCCCGCCCCCCGCGAAGGGTAAGCCGCTCGATCTCGGCTCGCTGCTGATGGTGGATGCCTTCAAGCTGCTGAAGAACCCGCCCTTCCTGGTCTTCGCGCTTTGCTCGATGCTGATCTGCATTCCGCTGGCCTATTACTACGGTCAGACCTCCGCCTACCTCGGTGCCGCCGGCTTCAAGCAAGCCGCTTCCACCATGACCCTTGGCCAGATGTCCGAGATCGTCTTCATGCTCCTCATCCCCTTCTTCTTCCGGAAGCTCGGGGTGAAGATGATGCTTCTCATCGGCATGCTCTCCTGGGTGGCCCGCTACGCCCTCTTCGCCTTCGGCGCACCGGATCAGGTCGCTTGGATGCTTCTCGCCGGCGTCGCCCTTCACGGCATCTGCTACGACTTCTTCTTCGTCACCGGCTTCATCTATACCGACAAGAAGGCTCCCGCCGAGATCCGCGGTCAGGCCCAGTCGCTGCTGGTCTTCCTCACCCAAGGCCTTGGTATGTTCTTCGGCTTCCGCATGGCTTTCGGCCAGAACTTCCCGCTCACGGAGGCCAAGTTGCCGAACACCCTCGGCGCCTATGGTGCCGCTCCGGCCGAGCACCCGCAGCTCATCGAGCAGATCAAGGGACTCTCCGGCACCGCCACCCCGAGCTTCTTCGAGAGTCTCGCCGGTATGTTCGGGAAGGCTTACCCCGCCGGCATCGATTCCGCCCTCGTCGCGAAGGTCCTCGGCGATTGGAAGAACTACTGGATCTTCCCTGCCGGCATGGCCGCCGTGATCGCCATCATCTTCTTCCTCGGCTTCTGGGATAAGTCCGCCGATGGCGAGGATGCGAAACACTAA
- a CDS encoding Gfo/Idh/MocA family protein: MNSPSLSRRHVLAGSVVTAAVAGFPNLLLGQGANTQKLKIGLIGCGGRGTGAAEQALNADPNVVLWAVGDAFPEAITGSLNGLKGFGAKVDVGDRKFAGLDAYQKVIESGVDVVLLGAPPGFRPQHLRAAVEAGKHVFAEKPMAIDVAGVKSVLESAKLAKEKGVAIQHGYCWRFAPGVRELYSKITSGELGKVYSIYGTYMGSPPKPLQPGMKKPDGMGDVEWQLRWWTNFEWTSGGPLLEQAIHTVDKIAWAMGDVAPIAAVANGGRAYRTDAGNVYDHYNIAYEYPGGVIAHLGERQYLGCHTEVIDRIYCEKGTAIAPNTPMVMGLDGKKREWMYRAPAGMEQNMYQVCHNEFFAALRKGEIINTGEYMANSTMLGILGREAAHTGQRITWDALWASNQDQAPDTLQMGDAFAVTPVPVPGVHKVA, from the coding sequence ATGAATTCACCATCCCTATCCCGTCGCCATGTTCTCGCGGGCTCTGTCGTGACCGCGGCAGTGGCCGGCTTCCCGAACCTCTTGCTGGGCCAAGGCGCGAATACCCAAAAGCTGAAGATCGGTCTGATCGGCTGCGGCGGTCGCGGCACCGGAGCGGCGGAGCAGGCGCTGAATGCGGACCCGAACGTGGTCCTGTGGGCGGTGGGCGATGCCTTCCCGGAAGCGATCACCGGCAGCTTGAACGGCCTGAAGGGCTTCGGCGCGAAGGTGGACGTGGGCGACCGCAAGTTCGCCGGGCTGGACGCTTATCAGAAGGTGATCGAGAGCGGTGTGGACGTGGTGCTGCTGGGAGCGCCTCCGGGATTCCGCCCGCAGCACCTGCGCGCGGCGGTGGAGGCGGGCAAGCACGTCTTCGCCGAGAAGCCGATGGCGATCGACGTGGCCGGCGTGAAGTCGGTGCTGGAATCCGCCAAGCTGGCGAAGGAGAAGGGTGTGGCCATCCAGCACGGCTACTGCTGGCGCTTCGCCCCGGGCGTGCGCGAACTCTACTCGAAGATCACCTCCGGCGAGCTGGGCAAGGTCTACTCGATCTACGGCACCTACATGGGCAGCCCGCCGAAGCCGCTGCAGCCGGGGATGAAGAAGCCGGACGGCATGGGAGACGTGGAGTGGCAGTTGCGCTGGTGGACGAATTTCGAGTGGACCAGCGGCGGACCGCTGCTGGAGCAGGCGATCCACACGGTGGACAAGATCGCCTGGGCGATGGGCGATGTGGCCCCGATCGCGGCGGTGGCCAACGGTGGCCGCGCCTACCGCACGGATGCAGGCAACGTGTACGACCACTACAACATCGCTTACGAGTATCCCGGCGGCGTGATCGCCCATCTGGGCGAGCGCCAGTATCTGGGCTGCCACACCGAGGTGATCGACCGCATTTACTGTGAGAAGGGCACGGCGATCGCGCCGAACACGCCGATGGTGATGGGCTTGGATGGCAAGAAGCGCGAGTGGATGTATCGCGCGCCCGCCGGAATGGAGCAGAACATGTATCAGGTCTGCCACAACGAGTTCTTCGCCGCGCTGCGCAAGGGCGAGATCATCAACACCGGCGAATACATGGCCAACAGCACCATGCTGGGGATCCTGGGCCGCGAAGCGGCGCACACGGGCCAGCGGATCACCTGGGATGCCCTCTGGGCCTCCAACCAGGACCAGGCTCCGGACACCCTGCAGATGGGCGATGCCTTCGCGGTGACGCCGGTACCGGTGCCCGGCGTGCACAAGGTCGCCTGA
- a CDS encoding formylglycine-generating enzyme family protein: MSTRSLLLLALITAPHVHAQTAAPEAPAKPADLPSPQYFPVTEKIHALVKAKGDVPADAAAMKAYTETVPQAKDAKFDLVAIPGGEFTIGSPAGEAGRKENEGPQVKVAVDPFWIGKCEITWDIYRAFMENGKARNKDGTLNRDSNIATPEAPEVKDGETLVDVVSQPTPPYVPMHFEMGEGYGAGWPAIAMTHHAASKFCEWLTAQTGHYYRLPTEAEWEYACRAGTTTAYSFGDDPAQLDEYAWSMANASYTYQKVGQKKPNAWGLYDMHGNVSEWCLDAYVPDAYAKWQAGAKNPWNPAVNRYPHVTRGGHYFDGGPETLRSAARVPSDPAWKMIDPQNPKSIWYFTSAPWVGFRVVRPMTVPEVKEMHRMWNTGPGPKE, from the coding sequence ATGAGCACCCGTTCGCTTCTCCTCCTCGCGCTGATCACGGCGCCGCATGTCCACGCTCAGACCGCGGCGCCGGAAGCCCCGGCCAAGCCCGCCGATCTACCAAGCCCGCAGTACTTCCCGGTGACGGAGAAGATCCACGCGCTGGTGAAGGCAAAGGGCGACGTGCCCGCGGACGCCGCGGCGATGAAGGCCTACACCGAGACGGTGCCGCAGGCGAAGGATGCGAAGTTCGACCTGGTGGCGATCCCGGGCGGCGAGTTCACGATCGGCTCGCCTGCGGGCGAGGCGGGTCGCAAGGAGAACGAAGGGCCGCAGGTGAAGGTAGCGGTGGATCCCTTCTGGATCGGCAAGTGCGAGATCACCTGGGACATTTACCGCGCCTTCATGGAAAACGGGAAGGCGCGCAACAAGGATGGCACCCTGAACCGCGACTCGAACATCGCGACGCCGGAAGCGCCCGAAGTGAAGGATGGCGAGACCTTGGTGGACGTGGTGAGCCAGCCGACACCGCCGTATGTGCCGATGCACTTCGAGATGGGTGAAGGCTATGGCGCGGGATGGCCCGCGATCGCGATGACCCACCATGCGGCGAGCAAATTCTGCGAATGGCTGACGGCCCAGACGGGACACTACTACCGCCTGCCGACCGAGGCGGAGTGGGAGTATGCCTGCCGCGCGGGAACGACCACGGCCTACAGCTTCGGCGATGATCCGGCGCAGCTCGACGAGTATGCGTGGAGCATGGCGAATGCGAGCTACACCTACCAGAAGGTGGGCCAGAAGAAGCCGAATGCCTGGGGCCTGTACGACATGCACGGGAATGTCTCCGAGTGGTGTCTGGATGCCTACGTGCCGGACGCTTACGCGAAATGGCAGGCGGGTGCGAAGAATCCATGGAACCCGGCGGTGAACCGCTATCCGCACGTCACACGCGGCGGACATTATTTCGATGGCGGTCCCGAGACGCTGCGCTCGGCAGCACGGGTCCCTTCCGACCCGGCGTGGAAGATGATCGACCCACAGAACCCGAAATCGATCTGGTACTTCACGAGCGCACCGTGGGTGGGCTTCCGCGTGGTGCGGCCGATGACGGTGCCGGAGGTGAAGGAGATGCACCGGATGTGGAACACGGGTCCGGGGCCGAAGGAGTAG
- a CDS encoding ABC transporter permease, protein MARRSFSLMLAWRYLNPRRAMLSAVTLISVTGVLLGVLVLVVVMSVYAGLERTVKERLLGFTPHIRLEYVPFGGFREPIGEWRGVAEQVAQTPGVESATAFVQDYVLMVDEQSRKRPVMFRAVDTETPSQVEGISKMLDSAYPGSSADMGLDNRIVVSSVIAKQFQLQLGDKMKFLSAKNLDEVERIDRMANEPPVREKYATALQSTRELLKTSFEERGDKLFLSADKDFALTGPFMDISHQMEGIRDQEREIIERFLALFEAEPAEAGFLLEKSVPEEAAKVLAELDATDVEKMNAENDKSLREIILPKEATVIGVYQASQMALTPDVFMPLPLAQELTGLQDAVQGIAVRLKDPYQAELVANEFVKTLPEGWQLITWIEELGEFSRLINQQRGMMYFVLSFIIVISAFSMMAVMFTVTIQKRREIGVMKALGAAPGQIVKVFVYQGMILGFLGSLLGVGLGLLVVRLRTQLQEGLRAVGFDPFSKSFLGVDDLPAHVNPTEVVVIAISAFILCTVAAFVPAFSAARSDAAKSLRNL, encoded by the coding sequence ATGGCCCGCCGCTCCTTCAGTCTCATGCTCGCCTGGCGCTATCTCAACCCGCGCCGGGCGATGCTTTCTGCCGTGACCTTGATCTCGGTGACGGGGGTGCTGCTGGGCGTGCTGGTGCTGGTGGTGGTGATGTCCGTGTATGCGGGTCTGGAGCGGACGGTGAAGGAGCGCCTGCTGGGTTTCACGCCCCATATCCGGCTGGAGTATGTCCCCTTCGGCGGCTTCCGCGAACCGATCGGCGAATGGCGGGGGGTGGCGGAACAGGTCGCACAGACGCCCGGCGTGGAATCCGCCACGGCCTTCGTGCAGGACTATGTGCTGATGGTGGATGAGCAATCCCGCAAGCGGCCCGTGATGTTCCGCGCGGTGGACACGGAAACGCCCTCGCAGGTGGAAGGCATCAGCAAGATGCTGGACTCGGCTTACCCGGGCAGCAGCGCAGACATGGGCTTGGACAACCGGATCGTGGTGTCCTCGGTGATCGCGAAGCAGTTTCAACTGCAGCTGGGGGACAAGATGAAGTTCCTCTCCGCGAAGAATCTCGACGAGGTGGAACGCATCGACCGGATGGCGAACGAGCCGCCGGTGCGCGAGAAGTATGCGACCGCGCTGCAATCGACCCGCGAGCTGCTGAAGACTTCCTTTGAAGAGCGCGGCGACAAGCTCTTCCTGAGCGCGGACAAGGACTTCGCCCTGACGGGGCCCTTCATGGATATCTCCCATCAGATGGAAGGCATCCGTGACCAAGAGCGCGAGATCATCGAGAGATTCCTCGCCCTCTTCGAAGCCGAGCCGGCCGAAGCAGGATTCCTGCTGGAGAAGTCGGTGCCGGAAGAGGCCGCGAAGGTGCTGGCTGAGCTCGATGCCACGGATGTGGAGAAGATGAACGCGGAGAACGACAAGAGCCTGCGCGAGATCATCCTGCCGAAGGAAGCAACGGTGATCGGGGTTTACCAAGCATCGCAGATGGCGCTGACGCCGGATGTCTTCATGCCTCTGCCGCTGGCCCAAGAGTTGACGGGTCTGCAGGATGCGGTGCAGGGGATCGCGGTGCGGCTGAAGGATCCGTATCAGGCGGAGCTCGTAGCGAACGAATTCGTCAAGACGCTGCCCGAAGGTTGGCAGTTGATCACATGGATCGAAGAACTCGGCGAGTTCTCGCGACTGATCAACCAGCAGCGCGGGATGATGTATTTCGTGCTCTCGTTCATCATCGTGATCTCGGCGTTCTCGATGATGGCGGTGATGTTCACGGTGACGATCCAGAAGCGCCGGGAGATCGGGGTGATGAAGGCACTGGGTGCCGCGCCAGGGCAGATCGTGAAGGTCTTCGTGTATCAGGGGATGATCCTGGGCTTCCTGGGGTCGCTGTTGGGCGTGGGGCTGGGACTGCTGGTGGTGAGGCTGCGGACGCAGCTTCAGGAAGGCTTGCGGGCGGTGGGTTTCGATCCGTTCTCCAAGTCTTTTCTCGGGGTGGACGATCTCCCGGCCCATGTGAACCCGACGGAAGTGGTAGTGATCGCGATCTCGGCGTTTATCTTGTGCACGGTGGCGGCCTTCGTTCCGGCCTTCTCGGCGGCGCGGAGTGATGCGGCGAAGTCGTTGCGGAACCTCTAA
- a CDS encoding flotillin family protein, producing the protein MNLSIPPLLAALEPAIIALMLGGVVAVVVGGGVLFSMFYRKAQRGQALIKTGFRGTKVSFNGFTVVPVLERLETMDISLKRVEIDRTAKNGLICKDNMRADIKVAFFVRVNQTDEDVLRVAQSVGCDRASNTDEIRSLFDAKFSEALKTVGKRFDFTELYEERETFRDEIIKIIGTNLNGFVLDDAAIDYLEQTPIEALDPDNILDAEGIKKITELTAAQAKLANHIQRDKEKVIKQQDVEAREAILELERQLSETEAKQKREVESVRAREEAETQKVREEERQKAERARIAAQEEIDVATQNKDRQVLVAQRNKERTDVVEVERVKRDQELESIERERVTQLKAIEKEKAVEVEKKLIQDVIKERVAVEKLVVIEQERIKDTEAFAGADRQKQVKVTLAEAAAQEDVIHKIKEAEAAQEAAKLRADQELYERVKAAEASKKSAELKAEEVVISAEAEQAASEKQALAKKVLAEATAKEAAASGLGEVEVLLAKADATQKQGTADAEVNRLKFEAEAEGINKKAEAMKLLESAGQSHEEFKLRLEKEKAVDLAGINIQKDIAEAQAKVMGEAMKSAKIEIIGGEGKFFDQIAGAISRGKSVDRMVENSAVLADVKDTFFNGDPEYFKAQLREWAGQFGVTTEDVKNLSVGAILGKLLVDATGEDRRKLLSFLGTADRFGLADEKAAKVLR; encoded by the coding sequence ATGAACCTGTCCATCCCACCACTTCTGGCAGCCCTTGAGCCCGCCATCATTGCATTGATGCTCGGCGGAGTTGTCGCCGTCGTCGTTGGCGGCGGCGTGCTGTTCTCGATGTTCTATCGCAAGGCCCAACGCGGTCAGGCGCTGATCAAGACCGGCTTCCGCGGCACCAAGGTTTCATTCAACGGCTTCACGGTGGTTCCCGTGCTGGAACGGCTGGAGACGATGGACATTTCGCTGAAGCGCGTGGAGATCGACCGTACCGCGAAGAACGGGCTGATCTGTAAGGACAACATGCGCGCGGACATCAAGGTGGCCTTCTTCGTGCGGGTGAACCAGACGGACGAGGACGTGCTGCGCGTGGCGCAGTCGGTGGGTTGCGATCGCGCCTCGAACACGGATGAAATCCGCTCGCTCTTCGACGCGAAATTCTCCGAAGCACTCAAGACCGTAGGCAAGCGCTTCGACTTCACGGAGCTGTATGAAGAGCGCGAGACCTTCCGCGACGAGATCATCAAGATCATCGGCACCAACCTGAACGGCTTCGTGCTGGATGACGCGGCGATCGACTATCTGGAGCAGACGCCGATCGAGGCGCTGGATCCGGACAACATTCTGGACGCCGAGGGTATCAAGAAGATCACCGAGTTGACCGCTGCACAGGCGAAGCTCGCGAACCACATCCAGCGCGACAAGGAGAAGGTCATCAAGCAGCAGGACGTGGAGGCGCGTGAGGCAATCCTGGAGCTGGAGCGCCAGCTTTCCGAAACCGAGGCCAAGCAGAAGCGCGAGGTCGAGAGCGTGCGTGCCCGCGAGGAAGCGGAGACGCAGAAGGTGCGCGAGGAGGAGCGCCAGAAAGCCGAGCGCGCACGCATCGCCGCGCAGGAAGAGATCGACGTCGCGACCCAGAACAAGGATCGCCAGGTGCTCGTGGCGCAGCGCAACAAGGAGCGCACCGACGTGGTGGAAGTGGAGCGCGTGAAGCGCGACCAGGAACTCGAATCGATCGAGCGCGAGCGGGTGACCCAGCTCAAGGCGATCGAGAAGGAGAAGGCCGTGGAAGTGGAGAAGAAGCTCATCCAGGACGTGATCAAGGAACGCGTGGCGGTCGAGAAGCTGGTGGTGATCGAACAGGAGCGGATCAAGGACACCGAGGCTTTCGCCGGTGCGGATCGCCAGAAGCAAGTCAAGGTGACCCTGGCGGAGGCGGCGGCACAGGAAGATGTGATCCACAAGATCAAGGAGGCCGAGGCTGCCCAGGAGGCTGCAAAGCTGCGCGCCGATCAGGAGCTCTACGAGCGCGTGAAGGCTGCCGAGGCTTCGAAGAAGTCCGCCGAGCTCAAGGCCGAGGAAGTCGTGATCTCCGCGGAAGCCGAACAGGCTGCCAGCGAGAAGCAAGCGCTCGCCAAGAAGGTGCTGGCGGAAGCTACCGCGAAGGAAGCCGCTGCCTCCGGACTCGGCGAGGTGGAGGTGCTGCTCGCCAAGGCAGATGCCACCCAGAAGCAAGGCACGGCCGACGCCGAAGTGAACCGTCTCAAGTTCGAAGCGGAAGCGGAAGGCATCAACAAGAAGGCCGAGGCGATGAAGCTGCTGGAATCCGCAGGTCAGTCGCACGAGGAGTTCAAGCTCCGCCTGGAGAAGGAGAAGGCCGTGGACCTCGCGGGCATCAACATCCAGAAGGATATCGCCGAGGCTCAGGCCAAGGTGATGGGCGAAGCCATGAAGTCGGCGAAGATCGAGATCATCGGCGGCGAAGGGAAGTTCTTCGACCAAATCGCGGGAGCCATCTCGCGCGGCAAGTCGGTGGACCGCATGGTGGAGAACAGTGCTGTGCTGGCCGATGTGAAGGACACCTTCTTCAATGGCGATCCGGAATACTTCAAGGCCCAGCTGCGCGAATGGGCGGGGCAGTTCGGAGTGACCACGGAGGATGTGAAGAACCTCAGCGTGGGCGCGATCCTCGGGAAGCTGCTGGTCGATGCCACCGGCGAAGACCGGCGCAAGCTGCTGTCCTTCCTCGGCACCGCCGACCGCTTCGGCCTGGCCGATGAAAAGGCCGCGAAGGTCCTGCGCTAA
- a CDS encoding GxxExxY protein translates to MALILESETHAILGACFEVYRDKGCGFLEDVYQECLELELADRGIPFVPRLPLQLEYKGRILRKRYEPDFICFDEVIVEIKACKHIEDSHRAQLMNYLKATRKRVGLLINFGHYPKAQHERFAL, encoded by the coding sequence ATGGCACTGATTCTTGAATCGGAGACTCACGCGATTCTTGGAGCATGCTTTGAAGTCTACCGCGACAAAGGCTGTGGATTCCTAGAGGACGTTTATCAGGAATGCCTCGAACTCGAACTTGCTGATCGAGGCATTCCTTTTGTCCCGCGCCTCCCGCTGCAACTCGAATACAAAGGAAGGATCCTGCGGAAACGCTACGAGCCCGACTTCATCTGTTTCGACGAAGTGATCGTGGAGATCAAGGCGTGCAAGCATATCGAGGATTCTCATCGGGCCCAGCTCATGAACTACCTCAAGGCCACCCGGAAGCGGGTGGGTTTACTGATCAATTTTGGACACTATCCGAAAGCCCAACACGAGCGATTCGCACTCTGA